A genomic region of Methylobacterium durans contains the following coding sequences:
- a CDS encoding ATP-binding cassette domain-containing protein: MLLEATRPAAPTRAAETTPPSPARAAAPAARGIAVTVQGLAKRFGDASVLEGLDLHLPAGGFTAVVGRSGCGKSTLLRLILGLETPSAGRILLEEAGEARRRASPRRIMFQEPRLLPWARVIDNVAVGLTGQGTRAERRARAEAALEEVGLSDKAGAWPATLSGGQRQRVALARALVSRPGLLALDEPLGALDALTRIGMQDLIERIWLAQGFTALLVTHDVGEAVAMADRIIVLDAGRVALDLRVDVPRPRRRGDPSLAALEGRILEYLLGGNAG, from the coding sequence ATGCTGCTCGAAGCCACCCGCCCCGCGGCGCCGACGCGGGCCGCCGAGACCACCCCGCCCTCGCCGGCCCGTGCGGCCGCGCCCGCGGCCCGCGGCATCGCGGTGACCGTCCAGGGCCTCGCCAAGCGGTTCGGCGACGCATCCGTCCTCGAAGGGCTGGACCTCCACCTGCCGGCCGGCGGCTTCACCGCGGTCGTCGGCCGCTCGGGCTGCGGCAAGAGCACCCTGCTGCGCCTGATCCTGGGCCTCGAGACGCCGAGCGCCGGCCGCATCCTCTTGGAGGAGGCGGGCGAGGCGCGGCGCCGCGCGAGCCCGCGCCGGATCATGTTCCAGGAGCCGCGTCTGCTGCCCTGGGCGCGCGTCATCGACAACGTCGCCGTGGGCCTGACCGGCCAGGGCACGCGGGCCGAGCGCCGGGCCCGGGCGGAGGCTGCCCTGGAGGAGGTCGGGCTGAGCGACAAGGCCGGTGCCTGGCCGGCGACCCTGTCCGGCGGCCAACGCCAGCGCGTGGCGCTCGCCCGCGCGCTCGTCAGCCGCCCGGGGCTCCTCGCCCTCGATGAGCCGCTCGGGGCGCTCGACGCCCTCACCCGGATCGGCATGCAGGATCTGATCGAGCGGATCTGGCTGGCGCAGGGATTCACTGCGCTCCTCGTCACCCACGACGTCGGCGAGGCCGTGGCGATGGCCGACCGCATCATCGTGCTCGACGCCGGCCGTGTCGCCCTCGACCTCCGGGTCGACGTGCCCCGGCCCCGCCGCCGTGGCGACCCGAGCCTCGCGGCGCTTGAAGGCCGCATCCTCGAATACCTCCTCGGCGGCAACGCCGGCTGA
- the ssuD gene encoding FMNH2-dependent alkanesulfonate monooxygenase encodes MTQPNDGRTDVLWFLPTHGDGRYLGAAEGARAVTLPYLRQIAQAANELGYFGVLLPTGRSCEDSWVVASALAPLTERLRFLVAVRPGLQEPSVAARMAATLDRLSNGRLLINVVTGGDPVELRGDGVFLAHDERYAVTDEFLTIWRGLLAGETVTFEGKHLRCEAGRVIFPPVQAPYPPLYFGGSSPAGIEVAADHCDVYLTWGEPPSGVAEKIARAREAAERRGKTFSYGIRLHVIVRETESQAWDEAERLISRLDDATIQRAQETLKRQDSVGQSRMMALHGGDRSRLVVSPNLWAGVGLVRGGAGTALVGSADQVADRMKEYIDLGIDRFILSGYPHLEEAYRFAELVFPKLPLRATTGKAPTNARNDGPFGEVIANDIVPNRRIAAH; translated from the coding sequence ATGACCCAACCGAACGACGGGCGCACCGACGTCCTCTGGTTCCTGCCGACCCACGGTGACGGGCGCTATCTCGGCGCCGCCGAGGGCGCGCGGGCCGTCACCCTGCCCTATCTCCGCCAGATCGCGCAGGCCGCCAACGAACTCGGCTATTTCGGCGTCCTGCTGCCGACCGGGCGCTCCTGCGAGGATTCCTGGGTCGTCGCCTCGGCGCTGGCGCCGCTCACCGAGCGGCTGCGCTTCCTCGTCGCCGTGCGGCCGGGCCTGCAGGAGCCCTCCGTCGCCGCCCGCATGGCCGCGACCCTCGACCGTCTCTCGAACGGGCGCCTCCTCATCAACGTCGTCACGGGCGGCGATCCCGTCGAACTCCGGGGCGACGGCGTCTTCCTCGCGCACGACGAGCGCTACGCCGTCACCGACGAGTTCCTGACGATCTGGCGCGGGCTGCTGGCCGGCGAGACCGTGACCTTCGAGGGCAAGCATTTGCGCTGCGAGGCGGGCCGGGTCATCTTCCCGCCGGTCCAGGCTCCCTACCCGCCGCTCTATTTCGGCGGCTCCTCGCCCGCCGGCATCGAGGTCGCGGCCGACCATTGCGACGTCTACCTGACCTGGGGCGAGCCCCCTTCGGGCGTGGCCGAGAAGATCGCCCGGGCCCGCGAGGCGGCGGAGCGGCGCGGCAAGACCTTCTCCTACGGCATCCGCCTCCACGTCATCGTGCGCGAGACTGAGTCACAAGCCTGGGACGAGGCCGAGCGGCTGATCTCGCGGCTCGACGACGCCACGATCCAGCGGGCGCAGGAAACGCTGAAGCGTCAGGATTCGGTCGGCCAGAGCCGGATGATGGCGCTCCACGGCGGAGACCGCAGCCGGCTCGTCGTGTCGCCGAATCTCTGGGCGGGGGTCGGCCTCGTGCGCGGCGGCGCCGGCACCGCCCTCGTCGGCTCGGCCGATCAGGTCGCCGACCGGATGAAGGAATACATCGACCTCGGCATCGACCGCTTCATCCTCTCCGGCTACCCGCACCTGGAGGAAGCCTACCGCTTCGCCGAACTCGTCTTCCCCAAGCTCCCCTTACGGGCGACGACCGGCAAGGCGCCGACGAATGCGCGCAACGACGGGCCCTTCGGCGAGGTGATCGCCAACGACATCGTGCCGAACCGCCGCATCGCCGCCCACTGA
- a CDS encoding YgjV family protein — MDVADLARFAWSAVSVHLDVFGSLGLCLGFSAGMMKQRSWMLLASAACSSCFGLHYLHLGAGTGMAMCSISVLQSLVSARFIGDGGRPAWVAPLFAATSLLAACLTLATWSGWASACAGLGSLLATAARLQAEPRRMRRFFLGASTCWAGHNLLVGSVFGLTCDLLTVSGLLIAIMRTGEARSAVPA, encoded by the coding sequence ATGGACGTCGCCGACCTTGCCCGATTCGCGTGGAGCGCCGTCAGCGTCCATCTCGATGTCTTCGGGTCTCTTGGCCTGTGCCTTGGATTTTCTGCCGGCATGATGAAGCAGCGAAGCTGGATGCTTCTCGCGTCCGCTGCCTGCTCCTCCTGCTTCGGGCTCCATTACCTGCATCTCGGCGCCGGGACCGGCATGGCAATGTGCAGCATCTCCGTGCTCCAGAGCCTCGTCTCGGCACGCTTCATCGGCGACGGCGGCCGGCCGGCCTGGGTTGCGCCCTTGTTCGCGGCGACGAGCCTTCTCGCCGCCTGCCTCACCCTGGCGACGTGGAGCGGCTGGGCCTCGGCCTGCGCGGGGCTGGGGTCCCTGCTCGCGACCGCGGCAAGGCTTCAGGCGGAGCCGCGGCGGATGCGCCGGTTCTTCCTCGGCGCCTCCACCTGCTGGGCCGGCCACAACCTCCTCGTCGGGTCGGTGTTCGGCCTGACATGCGATCTCCTGACGGTGTCGGGTCTGTTGATCGCGATCATGCGCACCGGGGAGGCGCGATCCGCCGTCCCGGCCTAG